One window of the Desulfonatronovibrio magnus genome contains the following:
- a CDS encoding DHH family phosphoesterase, whose translation MGYFRNLDTKLKDMTDLFKKKDERLLILINADPDALASAMALKRILYRKVQSVAIAHVNDISRPDNLAMIKLLRIPTLKLTPPLIAQYDKFALVDSQPHHHPDFEKLKFSIVLDHHPLNKDKPVEADYKEINPDYGSNSSLLTEYLYNLNIRPGKLLATALLYGIKTDTQSFERKFHDVDIRAFRYLTKFYNPLLLQKIVRSEFHKEWLKYFSLAFRKIKLLGQGSSVFMGKVESPDILVILADFFLRIHNISWDMVSGLHDDSLVVIFRGDGLRKDMGKMASQMFSDLGPAGGHKQMARAEIPIEKIDKTHAHQFILSRLADYNHKRKAKGKQNSANGVSALGDQESA comes from the coding sequence ATGGGTTACTTTAGAAATCTTGACACCAAGCTTAAAGATATGACGGATCTCTTCAAGAAAAAAGATGAGAGACTGCTTATCCTGATTAATGCCGACCCGGATGCACTGGCTTCAGCCATGGCTTTGAAGAGGATACTGTACCGCAAAGTGCAGTCAGTGGCTATTGCTCATGTCAACGATATTTCAAGGCCTGATAATCTGGCCATGATTAAGTTGTTGCGCATACCTACCCTGAAGCTGACACCTCCTCTGATCGCTCAGTATGACAAGTTTGCTCTGGTGGATTCCCAGCCGCATCATCATCCTGACTTTGAGAAACTTAAATTTTCCATTGTTCTGGACCACCATCCTCTTAATAAGGATAAGCCGGTGGAGGCTGATTACAAGGAAATCAACCCTGACTATGGCTCCAACAGTTCCCTGCTGACAGAGTACCTCTATAATCTCAATATCAGGCCTGGGAAACTGCTGGCCACAGCGCTTCTTTATGGCATCAAAACTGATACCCAGAGCTTTGAAAGAAAGTTTCACGATGTTGATATCCGGGCTTTCAGGTATCTGACCAAATTTTATAATCCCTTACTCTTGCAGAAAATTGTCCGTTCTGAATTCCATAAGGAATGGCTGAAATACTTTTCTCTGGCCTTTCGCAAGATCAAGCTCCTGGGGCAGGGCTCCAGTGTATTCATGGGTAAAGTAGAATCTCCAGACATTCTGGTAATCCTGGCTGATTTTTTTCTGCGCATTCACAATATTTCCTGGGATATGGTCAGTGGGCTTCACGATGATTCTCTTGTGGTAATTTTCAGGGGGGACGGGCTTAGAAAGGATATGGGTAAAATGGCGTCCCAGATGTTCAGTGATTTAGGGCCGGCCGGCGGTCATAAACAGATGGCCCGGGCAGAGATACCCATTGAAAAAATTGACAAGACTCATGCCCATCAGTTTATTCTCAGTCGTCTTGCTGATTATAACCATAAAAGAAAAGCAAAGGGCAAGCAAAACTCAGCTAATGGGGTATCTGCCCTGGGAGATCAGGAAAGTGCTTAG
- the cbiR gene encoding cobamide remodeling phosphodiesterase CbiR — MPTKSFVLAGPSFVLPGRIPENVLALKDHVSEVGLTLFHSGECLEYTSKDLPDELADNGLSYHVHLPLDLEWNKGAQHVLDVVHALNRKTSYLAPSKYVLHPPDSAELMEKFAGLWMDCGYAPETLLLENVRTSDLTEVWGVIQDFNLGICLDIGHVMAYDQYNLLEKEDIMDRTSLIHVYGREDDSGHAPLRLITDSGKLMLHRILSEIPSGSSVLIEVFHLEDFLDSKRILLEMADSWGLEFV, encoded by the coding sequence ATGCCTACTAAATCTTTTGTCCTGGCAGGGCCATCTTTCGTTTTGCCGGGCCGGATTCCAGAAAATGTACTGGCTCTAAAGGACCATGTGAGCGAGGTTGGTCTGACTTTATTCCATTCAGGAGAGTGTCTTGAATACACCAGTAAAGATCTGCCGGATGAACTTGCCGACAACGGGTTGTCTTATCATGTGCATTTGCCCCTTGACCTTGAATGGAATAAGGGCGCTCAACATGTTCTGGACGTTGTGCATGCTTTAAACCGGAAAACAAGTTATCTTGCGCCAAGCAAATATGTCCTTCACCCTCCTGATAGTGCCGAACTTATGGAAAAATTTGCAGGGTTATGGATGGACTGCGGATATGCCCCTGAAACTCTGTTGCTGGAGAACGTCAGGACCAGCGATTTAACCGAGGTGTGGGGCGTAATTCAGGATTTTAATCTCGGCATCTGTTTAGATATTGGTCATGTAATGGCATATGATCAGTACAATCTTCTGGAAAAGGAAGACATTATGGACAGGACCTCCCTGATTCATGTTTATGGTCGTGAAGATGATTCAGGACATGCGCCGTTAAGATTGATAACAGACTCGGGTAAGCTCATGCTGCACCGGATATTGAGTGAAATACCTTCAGGTTCCAGTGTTTTGATCGAGGTTTTTCATTTGGAAGATTTCCTTGACTCTAAGCGCATTTTATTAGAAATGGCAGACTCTTGGGGTTTGGAGTTTGTTTAG
- a CDS encoding bifunctional adenosylcobinamide kinase/adenosylcobinamide-phosphate guanylyltransferase — MFSLVLGGNKSGKSDFALELMRGGKSTGTIIVTGKADDLDFNDQIRHHKINRDPAVPVIESDMDLGGVLESLSDFSGPILIDSIDFWVFSIFSEHQDKHYAYFFNVLKDLEKKRIIFVSAEISLGPLPASSMVRNFARKLGMINQRLAAISQELFLVVAGQPLKIK; from the coding sequence TTGTTTAGTCTTGTACTTGGAGGAAATAAATCAGGTAAAAGTGATTTTGCTCTTGAGCTTATGCGAGGGGGCAAAAGTACTGGAACCATTATTGTCACTGGAAAGGCGGATGATCTGGATTTCAATGATCAGATCAGGCATCACAAAATTAACCGTGATCCAGCCGTTCCAGTTATTGAATCCGACATGGACCTGGGTGGGGTCTTAGAGTCCCTGTCAGACTTTTCAGGCCCCATACTGATAGACAGTATTGATTTCTGGGTTTTCTCTATTTTTTCAGAGCATCAGGACAAACATTATGCATATTTTTTTAATGTTTTGAAAGACCTTGAAAAGAAAAGAATAATCTTTGTATCCGCAGAAATCAGTCTTGGGCCTTTGCCTGCTTCTTCCATGGTGCGCAACTTTGCCAGGAAACTGGGCATGATAAATCAGCGTCTGGCAGCCATTAGTCAGGAATTATTTCTTGTAGTCGCTGGTCAGCCTTTAAAAATAAAGTAG